A DNA window from Helianthus annuus cultivar XRQ/B chromosome 15, HanXRQr2.0-SUNRISE, whole genome shotgun sequence contains the following coding sequences:
- the LOC110913479 gene encoding leucine-rich repeat extensin-like protein 5: protein MRGRGRGQGAYVAPNDHEAGPSHRQTPSGSHNTDAQNLWRSFTEPARHSVSQSTSPSIPHSFGPQSENEPHNSHQSYIPLQRHQSPFDHPSPVFQGLFNLADYLDAPMGFNPLGPEDHFPGDNAMDVDEDTDPSLPPSGTQNHPIEISDGSPFVGSPYNGPDSFEERFRQHDWVFTPSYHNSPLHQPQHSSPLHLQQQQPQQQQNPSEDYRRDVVTPPPPPPPVLPPPPPRRRGRNARMSTRGGIRIGTPPHSGSSRYSPLHEEPEMGESSHPVSEVTSAPIAPPPPQDFGNRIPAYTSAAAYNPFEPTFPPGYNFTEDPYWVAANYNSLNPEGTFGGPWATGQSTYGYPSYGYQQPQPPQPPHYPLPPPAPMMSPPQVQEILQGINDVRREMRHELREERRHNRGMFKKMMAKSEEVNSHSEEGPDNTRIHITGAELQALVENVVAKAIERQYSEPSRTRSRTRSAPHPKTKDHSEAHTKPPSKKDASKKDELKKDDERHSSNQNSVPSREVEHKSEPCVDKWDSGFPLEPSPKKATLTWLSEKYTVKLVTSSANKHRDRILGEA from the exons atgagaggaagaggaaggggacaagGAGCATATGTAGCCCCAAACGACCATGAAGCCGGACCTTCGCACAGGCAAACACCTTCAGGCTCCCATAACACAGATGCTCAAAATCTATGGAGGTCTTTTACTGAACCCGCAAGGCACTCGGTTTCACAGAGTACCTCACCTTCTATCCCACACTCCTTTGGGCCTCAatcagaaaatgagccccacaactctcACCAGTCCTATATTCCTCTCCAAAGACACCAATCACCCTTTGACCACCCATCACCTGTTTTCCAAGGCCTGTTCAACCTTGCTGACTACCTTGATGCGCctatgggttttaacccacttggaccagaAGACCATTTCCCTGGCGACAATGCGATGGATGTCGATGAAGATACCGATCCCTCATTGCCACCATCTGGAACTCAGAACCACCCtatcgagatttctgatgggtcacCTTTTGTGGGATCACCATACAATGGTCCCGACAGCTTTGAGGAAAGATTCAGGCAGCATGACTGGGTAtttacccctagttaccataactctccccTGCACCAGCCACAGCACAGCTCTCCCTTGCACCtccagcaacagcagccacagcagcAGCAAAATCCTTCTGAGGATTACCGGCGTGACGTGGTCactccaccgccgccaccacctccggttttgcctcctccgcctccgaGGCGAAGAGGAAGGAATGCACGGATGTCCACACGAGGGGGAAtacgcatcggcacccctccacattcaggtagcagccgatACTCGCCACTTCATGAAGaaccagagatgggagaatcttcaCACCCCGTCTCAGAAGTAACATCTGCGCCAatcgcgccaccaccaccacaggattTTGGAAACCGAATCCCCGCTTATACTAGCGCGGCAGCATATAATcccttcgagccgacttttcccccaggttATAACTTTACAGAGGATCCCTACTGGGTAGCTGCGAACTACAACTCTCTCAATCCGGAAggtacttttggaggtccctgggctacgggacaatcgacCTATGGATACCCATCATATGGAtatcagcagccgcagcctcctcaaccaccgcatTATCCGCTACCACCTCCGGCACCGATGATGTCGCCGCcacaagttcaagaaatccttcaaGGGATAAACGATGTGCGACGTGAAATGCGGCATGAGTTGCGGGAAGAGCGTCGGCATAATCGTgggatgtttaagaagatg ATGGCTAAGTCTGAAGAAGTAAACAGTCATTCAGAGGAAGGCCCAGATAACACTAGAATACatataactggtgcggagctacaaGCATTAGTAGAAAATGTTGTTGCCAAAGCCATTGAAAGGCAATATAGTGAACCAAGTAGGACCCGAAGTAGGACCCGGTCCGCGCCACATCCCAAGACCAAGGATCATTCGGAGGCTCATACCAAACCGCCCTCTAAGAAAGATGCATCTAAGAAAGATGAGCTCAAGAAGGATGATGAGCGACATTCATCCAACCAAAACAGTGTTCCATCAAGGGAGGTTGAGCATAAGTCAGAACCGTGTG